A region of Vigna radiata var. radiata cultivar VC1973A chromosome 6, Vradiata_ver6, whole genome shotgun sequence DNA encodes the following proteins:
- the LOC106763908 gene encoding probable beta-1,3-galactosyltransferase 5, translating to MKTRGSAISAKWVPIFSVFSFILGMIITTRMWEAPESNGVLLSNHRRDQELQVVTRDCATKKDKDLMSEVYKTHEAIQSLDKQISALQMELAVARSGRESETSGGSANTLARRSSIEGPPRKKMFLVIGINTAFSSRKRRDSVRETWMPQGQQLLQLEQEKGIVIRFMIGHSATSNSILDRAIDSEEAQHKDFLRLEHVEGYHELSAKTKIFFSTAVAKWDADFYVKVDDDVHVNLGVLATTLTRHRSKPRVYIGCMKSGPVLSREDVKYHEPEFWKFGEEGNKYFRHATGQIYAISKDLATYISINQPILHKYANEDVSLGAWFIGLEVEHIDEHNMCCGTPPDCEWKAQAGNICVASFDWTCSGICKPVERIKYVHSKCGEGDGAIWSALA from the exons ATGAAGACTCGTGGTTCCGCCATCTCTGCAAAATGGGTTCCAATTTTCTCTGTATTTTCCTTCATTCTTGGAATGATCATAACGACCAG GATGTGGGAGGCACCTGAGTCTAATGGGGTGCTTCTGTCAAATCATCGACGCGACCAAGAACTGCAAGTGGTGACAAGGGATTGTGCCACTAAAAAG GATAAGGATCTAATGAGTGAAGTGTACAAAACCCATGAGGCCATTCA ATCCCTGGACAAGCAAATTTCCGCCCTTCAAATGGAGCTAGCAGTGGCAAGGAGTGGCAGAGAATCTGAAACCTCAGGTGGTTCGGCTAACACCTTGGCCAGAAGATCCTCCATTGAAGGCCCTCCAAGGAAGAAGATGTTTCTAGTGATTGGCATAAACACTGCTTTCAGTAGCAGGAAGCGACGTGATTCTGTCAGAGAGACTTGGATGCCACAAG GGCAGCAGCTTCTTCAACTGGAACAAGAGAAGGGAATTGTCATCAGATTCATGATTGGTCACAG TGCAACTTCTAACAGCATTCTTGATCGAGCTATTGATTCAGAAGAAGCTCAGCACAAAGATTTCCTTCGCCTG GAACATGTTGAAGGGTATCATGAATTGTCTGCAAAgacaaaaattttcttttctactgCAGTTGCAAAATGGGATGCTGATTTCTATGTCAAAGTGGATGATGATGTACATGTCAATTTAG GTGTACTTGCAACAACCCTTACTCGTCATCGTTCAAAACCCAGGGTGTACATTGGATGTATGAAATCTGGACCTGTTCTTTCACGAGA GGATGTTAAGTATCATGAACCTGAGTTTTGGAAGTTTGGAGAAGAGGGTAACAAATACTTCCGACATGCAACTGGACAGATATACGCAATCTCTAAGGATCTAGCCACCTACATTTCCATTAACCA GCCAATATTACACAAATATGCCAATGAAGATGTGTCACTTGGTGCATGGTTCATAGGTCTAGAAGTTGAGCACATAGATGAACACAACATGTGCTGTGGAACTCCTCCAG ACTGTGAGTGGAAGGCACAAGCAGGTAACATATGTGTTGCATCCTTTGATTGGACCTGCAGTGGAATATGCAAGCCCGTGGAAAGGATCAAATATGTGCACTCAAAGTGTGGTGAAGGGGATGGAGCTATTTGGAGTGCTTTAGCTTAG